A stretch of Oceanispirochaeta sp. DNA encodes these proteins:
- a CDS encoding IclR family transcriptional regulator gives METSQTIEKTMLLLQTLAENERSTAAEVTRALEVHRSTTYRMLKSLVQLGFVDHQEESGFYSLSSKMGDLLHPKSSYTWLSEIVSPYMEEFHSKVNETLHLAVLKNNELCYLNKWESSRSLRVVIQSKAGGFAPLHCTGLGKMLLSGLDSQELKEILPRLTLIRFTKNTISELDTFRHELLTIQKRGTSYDNEEHEEGVCCISVPLVDKEGKTVAAISITVPGVRFTQKRKAELLDEITSIGHKISKDICNLEKN, from the coding sequence ATGGAAACGTCCCAGACCATAGAAAAGACAATGCTCCTGCTGCAGACACTTGCAGAAAATGAACGAAGTACAGCCGCAGAAGTAACCAGGGCTCTGGAAGTACATAGAAGCACCACCTATCGGATGCTGAAATCTCTGGTTCAGCTGGGGTTTGTGGACCATCAGGAGGAGAGCGGTTTCTATAGTCTATCCTCAAAAATGGGAGACCTTCTCCACCCAAAATCCTCCTACACCTGGCTGTCAGAGATTGTGAGTCCATACATGGAAGAGTTCCACAGCAAGGTGAATGAAACACTGCATCTGGCAGTTCTTAAAAATAATGAGCTTTGCTATCTGAATAAATGGGAATCGAGTCGTAGCCTCAGAGTCGTCATCCAATCAAAAGCAGGTGGTTTTGCTCCTCTGCACTGCACAGGCTTAGGAAAAATGCTTCTATCAGGGCTGGATAGCCAGGAATTGAAGGAAATCCTTCCCAGGCTTACATTGATACGGTTCACAAAAAATACGATTTCAGAATTGGATACTTTTAGACATGAACTGCTGACGATTCAGAAAAGAGGCACATCTTATGATAATGAGGAACACGAGGAGGGTGTTTGCTGTATTTCAGTTCCTCTGGTCGATAAAGAGGGGAAAACAGTTGCAGCCATCAGCATCACCGTTCCTGGTGTTCGATTTACCCAGAAAAGGAAGGCAGAATTACTTGATGAAATCACATCTATAGGACATAAGATATCGAAAGATATCTGCAACCTGGAAAAGAATTGA
- a CDS encoding uroporphyrinogen decarboxylase family protein produces MNQDFYDLDLEYKPDFVESMKRIYAWYECEIIDRVPVRFTAHNQEYETVEDTENWKSLKDRWYDVEYQIKHFEASLDGPCLGETFPVYWPNLGPNVYAAMLGGEIEFGDVTSWVHPILHSQGDADKIKFDEDNESLAKLMELTDHSLERCENRYMVGYTDMHPSLDCLDALRGTTGLCMDMYDDPDRLHRMIENCYKPFVGIMDMMHRKLKAKKQLSVSWMNIPSFKTMHIPSCDLGSMISKPSFDEFSLPYIKREVKHFEHNIFHLDGKGVANHIDSILELDEINAIQWVQGVGNEKPIMQWLPLIKKIQNAGKGVIVDLELSELEEFISQMSPKGIYLCISESDRGMQKTILDRLLKWS; encoded by the coding sequence CGGGTACCCGTTCGATTTACGGCTCATAATCAAGAATACGAAACTGTTGAAGATACGGAGAACTGGAAGAGCCTCAAAGACCGGTGGTACGATGTTGAATATCAGATCAAGCATTTTGAAGCTTCATTGGATGGACCTTGTCTGGGAGAAACTTTCCCGGTTTATTGGCCGAATCTTGGACCTAATGTCTATGCTGCCATGCTGGGGGGAGAAATTGAGTTTGGGGATGTTACCTCCTGGGTCCATCCCATCCTTCATTCCCAGGGGGATGCAGATAAGATCAAATTTGATGAGGACAACGAGTCTCTGGCAAAGCTCATGGAGCTGACTGATCATTCCCTGGAAAGGTGTGAAAACAGATACATGGTGGGATACACCGACATGCACCCCAGCCTTGACTGTCTGGATGCTCTGAGAGGGACAACGGGATTATGCATGGATATGTACGATGATCCTGACAGGCTGCACAGGATGATTGAAAACTGTTACAAGCCCTTTGTGGGCATCATGGATATGATGCACAGGAAATTGAAAGCGAAGAAACAGCTCTCCGTTTCCTGGATGAATATTCCCTCTTTCAAGACCATGCATATCCCAAGCTGTGACTTGGGGTCCATGATCTCAAAGCCTAGTTTTGATGAGTTCTCATTGCCATATATCAAGAGGGAAGTGAAACACTTCGAGCACAATATCTTCCATCTGGACGGGAAGGGTGTTGCTAACCATATTGACTCTATCCTAGAGTTGGATGAGATCAATGCCATCCAATGGGTTCAAGGTGTCGGTAATGAAAAACCCATTATGCAGTGGCTGCCTCTGATCAAGAAGATTCAGAACGCCGGCAAGGGTGTCATCGTGGATCTGGAGCTGTCCGAACTGGAAGAGTTTATTTCCCAGATGTCTCCCAAAGGGATCTATCTCTGTATTTCTGAATCGGACAGGGGGATGCAGAAGACAATTCTGGACAGGCTTTTGAAGTGGTCCTGA